From the Thermovirga lienii DSM 17291 genome, one window contains:
- a CDS encoding CDP-diacylglycerol/glycerol-3-phosphate3-phospha tidyltransferase (PFAM: CDP-alcohol phosphatidyltransferase~TIGRFAM: CDP-diacylglycerol--glycerol-3-phosphate 3-phosphatidyltransferase~COGs: COG0558 Phosphatidylglycerophosphate synthase~InterPro IPR000462: IPR004570~KEGG: tai:Taci_0640 CDP-diacylglycerol/glycerol-3-phosphate3-phospha tidyltransferase~PFAM: CDP-alcohol phosphatidyltransferase~SPTR:CDP-diacylglycerol/glycerol-3-phosphate3-phosp hatidyltransferase;~TIGRFAM: CDP-diacylglycerol/glycerol-3-phosphate 3-phosphatidyltransferase) codes for MTTLNLPNTISLLRVFLAPLIMVILTLRIQWGDFFGLPYGDLLAGVIFIIAALTDTLDGYIARKKGLVTNFGKLVDPLADKILVTAVLIALVELQRLPAWIVVVIVSREFFVTGLRMVAISEGRVVAASKWGKAKTIIQIIAILVVIFNLPGGFLAMILAMIITVASGVDYFWKLKDIF; via the coding sequence ATGACGACGCTTAACTTACCCAATACGATAAGCCTGCTAAGGGTTTTTTTGGCTCCACTCATTATGGTAATTTTGACTTTACGAATTCAGTGGGGAGATTTCTTCGGGTTACCTTACGGTGATCTGTTAGCAGGGGTCATTTTTATAATAGCTGCCCTGACAGATACATTGGACGGGTACATAGCCAGAAAAAAAGGATTAGTAACAAACTTTGGCAAGCTGGTGGACCCCCTTGCGGACAAAATATTGGTGACCGCTGTTTTAATAGCCTTGGTAGAGTTGCAGCGCTTGCCTGCTTGGATAGTTGTGGTCATAGTTTCAAGGGAATTTTTCGTTACTGGGCTTAGAATGGTGGCAATATCGGAGGGGCGAGTGGTAGCTGCTTCTAAGTGGGGTAAGGCGAAAACCATTATACAGATCATCGCCATACTAGTCGTCATTTTCAACCTTCCAGGTGGTTTTTTGGCAATGATACTGGCGATGATAATTACAGTAGCATCCGGGGTGGATTATTTCTGGAAATTGAAGGACATTTTCTAG
- a CDS encoding amino acid/amide ABC transporter ATP-binding protein 2, HAAT family (PFAM: ABC transporter~COGs: COG0410 ABC-type branched-chain amino acid transport systems ATPase component~InterPro IPR017871: IPR003439: IPR003593~KEGG: tai:Taci_0639 ABC transporter related protein~PFAM: ABC transporter related~SMART: AAA ATPase~SPTR: High affinity branched-chain amino acid ABC transporter, ATP-binding protein), translating to MLSIQDLHVYYGGIHALKGISFEVPEGKIVTLIGANGAGKSTTLRSIAGLVKKAKGSISYKGQRIDSLPPEDIVKAGIVLSPEGRRIFPHLTVLENLMLGAYTRNDKEGIEKDLEWVYELFPRLKERTWQKGGTLSGGEQQMLALGRALMSRPDVVMLDEPSLGLAPLLVKEVFEIIEAINAQGKTVLLVEQNAFAALKVAHYAYVLEVGKIVLEGPGQELLENEKVKEAYLGG from the coding sequence ATGCTTAGCATTCAGGATTTGCATGTTTACTATGGCGGCATTCACGCTCTTAAAGGAATATCCTTTGAGGTGCCTGAGGGCAAGATAGTAACGTTGATAGGTGCAAATGGGGCTGGCAAAAGTACCACCCTTAGGTCAATAGCAGGCTTGGTCAAGAAGGCTAAAGGCTCCATATCGTACAAAGGTCAGAGAATTGATAGTTTGCCACCGGAAGATATAGTGAAAGCAGGAATAGTCTTGTCTCCAGAAGGTAGAAGAATATTCCCGCACCTTACGGTTTTGGAGAACTTGATGCTCGGGGCGTATACGAGAAACGATAAAGAAGGCATAGAGAAGGATCTTGAGTGGGTCTACGAACTGTTCCCCAGATTGAAGGAGAGGACTTGGCAAAAGGGGGGTACCCTCTCTGGTGGAGAACAGCAGATGCTAGCACTTGGTAGAGCTCTTATGAGCCGGCCAGATGTGGTCATGCTAGATGAACCTTCGCTGGGACTAGCTCCATTGTTGGTCAAAGAGGTATTTGAGATAATAGAGGCCATCAATGCTCAAGGGAAGACTGTCTTGTTGGTCGAACAGAATGCCTTTGCAGCGCTTAAGGTGGCTCACTATGCTTATGTCCTCGAAGTTGGTAAAATAGTGCTTGAGGGCCCCGGCCAAGAGTTATTGGAGAACGAAAAGGTCAAAGAAGCGTACCTGGGAGGGTAG
- a CDS encoding amino acid/amide ABC transporter ATP-binding protein 1, HAAT family (PFAM: ABC transporter; Branched-chain amino acid ATP-binding cassette transporter~COGs: COG0411 ABC-type branched-chain amino acid transport systems ATPase component~InterPro IPR018170: IPR003439: IPR003593~KEGG: aco:Amico_1430 ABC transporter related protein~PFAM: ABC transporter related~SMART: AAA ATPase~SPTR: ABC transporter related protein) has product MMSTSQDIVLETKNVTMRFGGLTAVSDFNIQIEKGKIYGLIGPNGAGKTTCFNMITGFYTPTEGHIFYRGMDITGFPPYKVCQLGIARTFQNIRLFSNETVLQNVMIGGHLRQKTTWWHALLSLPSYFAEEKAIRHKALELLEAVGLREYAAERADSLPYGAQRRLEIARALATEPTFILLDEPAAGMNPQETQELMGFIRDIREQFDLTILLIEHDMKVVMGICEKIWVLDYGVTIAQGTPKEIQSNPKVIEAYLGEEYVQNA; this is encoded by the coding sequence ATGATGTCCACATCCCAAGATATAGTTCTTGAGACGAAAAACGTAACCATGCGGTTTGGCGGTCTCACAGCCGTGTCGGATTTCAACATCCAAATAGAAAAGGGTAAGATTTACGGACTAATAGGCCCCAACGGAGCAGGTAAGACTACCTGCTTCAACATGATAACTGGGTTTTATACTCCTACGGAAGGTCACATATTCTACAGGGGCATGGATATTACCGGGTTTCCACCCTATAAAGTATGTCAGCTTGGTATAGCGAGGACGTTCCAAAACATAAGGCTGTTTTCCAACGAAACGGTCCTGCAGAATGTCATGATAGGTGGTCATTTGAGACAAAAAACCACATGGTGGCATGCGTTGCTCAGTTTGCCCTCGTATTTTGCCGAAGAAAAGGCTATACGTCATAAGGCCTTGGAATTGTTGGAGGCCGTTGGATTGCGGGAATATGCAGCAGAGAGAGCAGATAGCTTACCCTATGGAGCCCAAAGGCGGCTTGAGATAGCTAGAGCTTTGGCAACTGAGCCTACCTTCATTCTCTTGGATGAGCCAGCTGCAGGAATGAATCCCCAGGAGACTCAGGAGCTGATGGGTTTTATTAGGGACATACGAGAACAGTTTGACCTCACCATACTTTTGATCGAGCACGACATGAAGGTGGTAATGGGTATATGTGAGAAGATATGGGTTCTCGACTATGGCGTCACCATCGCCCAGGGAACTCCAAAAGAGATCCAGTCTAACCCAAAAGTTATAGAGGCTTATCTTGGAGAGGAGTACGTGCAAAATGCTTAG
- a CDS encoding amino acid/amide ABC transporter membrane protein 2, HAAT family (PFAM: Branched-chain amino acid transport system / permease component~COGs: COG4177 ABC-type branched-chain amino acid transport system permease component~InterPro IPR001851~KEGG: tai:Taci_0637 inner-membrane translocator~PFAM: inner-membrane translocator~SPTR: Inner-membrane translocator), with the protein MMEVIKKRDYILNTLALGCLALFLYWAENHLDGYKIQILNLIAVNIILALSLNLIYGFTGLFSLGHAGFMAIGAYTCALLILPPMQKEMLFILEPAMWPFSVMHAPFLVAVLAGGLMAALFGILIGLPVLRLGGDYLGIATLGFAEIIRVLANNLPRVTNGALGLKGIPGYANLWWNYGWCFVTLFVIVRLVNSNFGNALKAIRDDEIAAKAMGINTFKYKLTSFTIGSFFAGVGGALLASLLTTIDPKMFLFILTFNVLMIVVAGGLGSISGSVIGGVIITVLLEWLRFVENPINIGSLSIPGIPGMRMLVFSLALLFIILFRRQGIMGMREITWDSVLGFFRKRGGRG; encoded by the coding sequence ATGATGGAAGTGATCAAAAAAAGAGACTACATTTTGAATACCTTAGCGTTGGGTTGTTTGGCATTGTTTCTCTATTGGGCAGAAAATCACTTGGATGGCTATAAAATACAGATACTTAACCTTATAGCAGTCAATATAATATTGGCCCTAAGTTTGAACCTCATATATGGTTTTACTGGCTTGTTCTCCTTGGGGCACGCAGGTTTCATGGCTATAGGTGCTTACACATGTGCCCTTTTGATCCTTCCGCCCATGCAAAAGGAGATGCTCTTCATATTGGAACCTGCTATGTGGCCTTTCTCCGTAATGCATGCACCTTTCCTCGTGGCAGTTTTGGCAGGTGGTCTAATGGCTGCTTTGTTTGGTATATTGATAGGACTTCCTGTCCTAAGACTGGGAGGAGACTACTTAGGGATAGCTACTTTGGGTTTTGCTGAGATAATACGAGTATTGGCGAACAACTTGCCCAGGGTGACCAATGGAGCGCTAGGCTTAAAGGGTATTCCAGGCTATGCTAATCTTTGGTGGAACTATGGCTGGTGTTTCGTCACGCTGTTCGTTATAGTGAGGTTGGTGAACAGCAATTTCGGTAACGCCCTCAAAGCTATAAGGGACGATGAGATTGCAGCGAAGGCCATGGGGATAAATACCTTTAAATACAAACTTACGTCTTTCACGATAGGGTCGTTCTTTGCAGGAGTTGGTGGTGCCCTGCTTGCCAGTCTCCTGACCACCATAGATCCAAAGATGTTCCTCTTCATACTTACGTTCAACGTCCTAATGATAGTCGTTGCAGGAGGTCTTGGCTCCATATCTGGTTCCGTAATAGGAGGAGTAATAATAACGGTACTTCTTGAGTGGCTCAGGTTCGTTGAGAATCCTATCAACATAGGTTCTCTGTCCATCCCAGGGATCCCTGGTATGAGGATGCTTGTTTTCTCGTTGGCTCTTTTGTTTATTATCCTTTTCAGACGACAAGGCATAATGGGAATGAGAGAGATAACGTGGGATAGCGTGTTAGGGTTTTTTAGAAAGAGGGGTGGAAGAGGATGA
- a CDS encoding amino acid/amide ABC transporter membrane protein 1, HAAT family (PFAM: Branched-chain amino acid transport system / permease component~COGs: COG0559 Branched-chain amino acid ABC-type transport system permease components~InterPro IPR001851~KEGG: dma:DMR_05870 ABC transporter permease protein~PFAM: inner-membrane translocator~SPTR: ABC transporter permease protein), translated as MSLAMFIQHLLNGLTLGSLYALIAIGYTMVYGILRLINFAHGEIFMLGAYFVFWGVTLFHLPWFVAVIVSIIVTSFAGIMVDRVAYRPLREAPRISALISSIGVSFFLQNFAIVVFSAIPREVQRPDWLVNVIVLGKVRLLPLTLVVPALSFVLMLALLFVVYKTKPGLGMRAISKDIETSRLMGVPVNKVIALTFGMGSALAAASGIMWALRYPQLQPIMGVIPGFKAFIAAVFGGIGSIQGAVIGGLILGFIEIMIVAFMPSLAGYRDAFAFVLLIIILLFKPTGLLGEKLEDKV; from the coding sequence ATGAGCTTAGCAATGTTTATTCAACATTTGTTAAATGGCCTTACTTTGGGTAGCTTGTATGCCTTGATAGCCATAGGTTACACCATGGTCTATGGTATACTGCGCCTCATTAACTTCGCTCATGGCGAGATATTTATGCTGGGTGCGTATTTTGTTTTTTGGGGAGTAACTCTTTTCCATTTGCCTTGGTTTGTGGCAGTTATCGTTTCGATCATAGTTACGTCTTTTGCAGGAATAATGGTCGACAGGGTTGCCTACAGACCATTGAGGGAAGCCCCTCGTATTTCAGCTCTAATCAGTTCCATTGGTGTTTCTTTTTTCTTGCAGAATTTTGCGATAGTCGTTTTCTCTGCGATACCTAGAGAAGTTCAAAGGCCAGATTGGCTTGTTAATGTCATAGTGTTGGGGAAGGTTAGGCTTTTGCCTCTTACTTTGGTAGTTCCTGCCCTTTCCTTTGTTTTGATGCTGGCTTTGCTGTTTGTCGTTTATAAAACGAAGCCAGGGTTGGGCATGCGAGCTATATCCAAGGATATAGAGACCAGCAGGCTAATGGGAGTCCCGGTAAACAAAGTAATTGCTCTCACCTTTGGTATGGGCTCTGCTTTAGCCGCTGCATCGGGGATAATGTGGGCTCTTCGATATCCCCAGCTGCAACCGATAATGGGAGTGATACCCGGTTTCAAGGCCTTTATCGCTGCGGTCTTTGGGGGCATCGGATCTATCCAGGGAGCCGTTATTGGAGGCCTTATATTGGGTTTCATAGAGATAATGATAGTGGCTTTTATGCCGTCGCTTGCAGGTTATAGAGATGCTTTTGCTTTTGTTCTCCTCATAATAATATTACTCTTCAAGCCCACTGGACTTCTTGGAGAGAAGCTGGAGGATAAAGTATGA
- a CDS encoding transposase mutator type (PFAM: Transposase, Mutator family~COGs: COG3328 Transposase and inactivated derivatives~InterPro IPR001207~KEGG: gwc:GWCH70_1766 transposase mutator type~PFAM: transposase mutator type~SPTR: Transposase mutator type) — MAHYQVTVDCDLLQGLFIRDDGLARLVENIVNQILDAQATEQLRAKPYERTEERQGYRNGYRDKLLKSRVGELTLMVPRLRSGHFSTELFERYQRSEQALLLAMVEMVVNGVSTRKVRAVVDELCGTEFSKSTVSSLCKRLDDIVKEWNERDLSSQEYPFLLVDAIVIRVRKGGRVRLSSVLLATGINREGYREILGLMLGDSESEAAWSEFFGRLKERGLKGVDLVVSDDHKGLINAIETHFQGATWQRCQTHFIRNILDACPKSLQGDLHGRLRLIFDAPDMETARRLLNETIEAFGARAPKAVERLEAGFEDAMAVMALPGRYRKRLRTTNGVERLNQEIRRRERVIRIFPNEESAVRLIGAVLVEIDEVWTTGKRYFDMAEYWEWKANTEKQQKEVNNADTQVNVA, encoded by the coding sequence ATGGCTCACTACCAGGTTACCGTAGACTGTGATCTCTTGCAAGGATTATTTATTCGGGATGATGGATTGGCTCGGTTGGTGGAGAACATCGTGAATCAGATACTCGATGCTCAGGCTACCGAACAACTCAGGGCCAAGCCATACGAACGTACCGAAGAGCGGCAGGGGTACCGCAACGGGTATCGGGATAAGCTGCTCAAGTCTCGCGTAGGAGAACTTACGCTTATGGTTCCCCGTCTCCGGAGCGGGCACTTCTCCACGGAGCTTTTCGAGCGGTACCAGCGGAGCGAGCAGGCGCTCTTGCTGGCCATGGTCGAGATGGTCGTGAACGGCGTATCCACCAGGAAGGTAAGGGCGGTTGTTGATGAACTATGCGGCACGGAGTTCTCCAAATCCACCGTATCCAGCCTGTGCAAAAGACTGGACGACATCGTAAAGGAGTGGAACGAGCGAGATTTGAGCAGCCAGGAATACCCATTTCTCCTGGTAGATGCCATTGTCATCCGGGTGCGTAAAGGCGGCCGGGTACGGCTTTCAAGCGTACTTCTCGCTACAGGGATCAACCGGGAGGGATACCGGGAGATTTTAGGGCTTATGCTCGGGGATAGCGAATCAGAGGCTGCTTGGTCGGAGTTCTTCGGCCGGCTCAAGGAGCGCGGTCTCAAGGGAGTGGACTTGGTTGTTTCGGATGATCACAAGGGCTTGATCAATGCGATAGAAACCCACTTCCAAGGAGCGACATGGCAGCGGTGCCAGACCCACTTTATCCGGAACATCCTGGACGCCTGTCCTAAGAGCCTCCAGGGCGACCTGCACGGGCGACTGCGGTTGATCTTCGACGCGCCGGATATGGAGACGGCCAGGCGGTTGCTGAACGAAACGATAGAGGCCTTTGGCGCCCGGGCGCCAAAGGCGGTAGAGCGACTTGAAGCTGGTTTCGAGGACGCAATGGCGGTGATGGCACTACCAGGGCGCTACCGGAAGCGGCTGCGCACCACCAATGGAGTCGAGCGGCTCAACCAGGAGATCCGCCGGCGGGAGCGGGTGATCCGAATCTTCCCTAACGAGGAGTCGGCTGTGAGACTGATCGGAGCAGTGCTTGTAGAGATCGACGAGGTGTGGACCACAGGAAAGCGCTACTTTGATATGGCAGAGTATTGGGAGTGGAAGGCTAACACAGAAAAACAGCAGAAGGAGGTGAATAATGCCGATACCCAGGTAAATGTAGCTTAA
- a CDS encoding pyridoxal phosphate-dependent acyltransferase (PFAM: Aminotransferase class I and II~TIGRFAM: 8-amino-7-oxononanoate synthase; pyridoxal phosphate-dependent acyltransferase, putative~COGs: COG0156 7-keto-8-aminopelargonate synthetase~InterPro IPR001917: IPR004839: IPR010962: IPR004723~KEGG: aco:Amico_1786 pyridoxal phosphate-dependent acyltransferase~PFAM: aminotransferase class I and II~PRIAM: Glycine C-acetyltransferase~SPTR: 8-amino-7-oxononanoate synthase;~TIGRFAM: pyridoxal phosphate-dependent acyltransferase ; 8-amino-7-oxononanoate synthase), translating to MKVAVRMDFVTEELKRLKDEGLYTYIRTIESPQGPWVVIEGRKVLNLCSNNYLGLCNEERLKDKAKKYIDQYGVGPGAVRTIAGTMSVHIELEKKLAAFKGTEAAMLVQSGFCANLSAIPALVGKGDLIFSDELNHASIIDGCRLSRAEIVRYKHNDPDDLERALKEKEGTNCRKLVVTDGVFSMDGDIAPLPELVEVAEKYGAMIMVDDAHGEGVLGRRGRGIVDHFDLHGRVDVEVGTLSKAFGVMGGFVAGKSELIEYLRQKARPNLFSSALTVPDVAANIAAVEILQESGELVEKLWDNAFYFRARMGELGFDTGHTQTPITPVMVGEATLAKELSMKLFERNVFAQAIAFPTVPKGKARIRVMVSASHTRDDLDYAVSAFAEAGKELGIIG from the coding sequence ATGAAAGTGGCCGTTAGGATGGATTTCGTAACAGAGGAATTAAAGAGGCTCAAAGACGAGGGCTTATATACTTACATAAGGACGATAGAAAGCCCTCAAGGGCCGTGGGTCGTGATTGAGGGACGCAAAGTATTGAACCTGTGTTCTAATAATTACTTGGGGTTGTGCAACGAGGAAAGACTAAAGGACAAAGCAAAGAAGTACATTGATCAATACGGAGTCGGCCCAGGTGCCGTAAGGACGATAGCTGGCACCATGTCAGTTCACATAGAGCTAGAGAAAAAATTGGCTGCATTTAAGGGAACAGAGGCAGCAATGCTGGTTCAGTCCGGTTTTTGCGCAAACCTTTCAGCTATACCTGCCTTAGTTGGCAAGGGAGACCTCATTTTCAGTGATGAGCTGAATCATGCCTCCATAATAGATGGTTGTCGCCTAAGTAGGGCCGAGATAGTAAGGTACAAACACAACGATCCAGATGATTTGGAAAGAGCGCTTAAGGAAAAAGAAGGAACAAATTGTAGAAAACTTGTGGTAACCGATGGAGTCTTTTCCATGGATGGCGACATAGCCCCCTTGCCTGAGCTGGTCGAGGTAGCGGAAAAGTATGGTGCAATGATAATGGTGGATGATGCCCATGGAGAAGGAGTCCTTGGCCGGAGAGGCAGAGGAATAGTGGACCATTTTGACCTTCATGGCAGAGTGGACGTGGAGGTGGGCACACTGTCAAAAGCCTTTGGAGTCATGGGAGGGTTTGTGGCCGGCAAGAGCGAGCTTATAGAGTATCTCAGGCAGAAAGCGAGGCCCAACCTATTCAGCAGCGCCTTAACCGTTCCTGATGTAGCGGCGAACATTGCGGCAGTCGAGATCTTGCAGGAGAGCGGCGAGCTCGTGGAGAAACTTTGGGATAACGCCTTTTACTTCAGGGCTAGGATGGGAGAGCTAGGTTTCGATACAGGACATACTCAAACCCCTATAACCCCTGTAATGGTCGGCGAGGCTACACTGGCCAAAGAGTTGAGCATGAAACTATTCGAGAGGAACGTTTTTGCCCAGGCAATAGCTTTCCCAACGGTTCCTAAAGGTAAGGCGCGCATAAGGGTTATGGTTTCAGCTTCTCACACTAGAGATGACTTGGATTACGCTGTTTCCGCCTTCGCCGAGGCAGGTAAGGAGTTAGGGATAATTGGCTAG
- a CDS encoding anaerobic ribonucleoside-triphosphate reductase activating protein (PFAM: Radical SAM superfamily~TIGRFAM: anaerobic ribonucleoside-triphosphate reductase activating protein~COGs: COG1180 Pyruvate-formate lyase-activating enzyme~InterPro IPR007197: IPR012840~KEGG: tai:Taci_0634 anaerobic ribonucleoside-triphosphate reductase activating protein~PFAM: Radical SAM domain protein~SPTR: Anaerobic ribonucleoside-triphosphate reductase activating protein;~TIGRFAM: anaerobic ribonucleoside-triphosphate reductase activating protein) — translation MSDGNIPIGGLLPVSFLDWDGRVVSVIFTQGCNFHCPYCHNRELVLGEVDLLSQEWVIEEIKCRKDFLDGIVISGGEPTVHEGLPCFIRELKKATGLPVKLDTNGSNPDMLKTLIHEKLISCVAMDMKGPWDKYQHITRSNVSVELVKASLNVLRRSNLEYVLRTTYVPHLMSLEDLKEVQKQLSHDRSWRIQLFSSRKTLDEEYLYYAEPSPLDVKEFLPDVPVVGIDL, via the coding sequence ATGAGTGATGGGAATATACCGATAGGCGGGCTTTTGCCCGTCTCTTTTTTGGATTGGGATGGCAGAGTTGTCTCTGTGATTTTTACTCAAGGTTGTAATTTTCACTGTCCTTATTGCCATAACAGGGAGCTCGTATTGGGTGAGGTTGATCTTTTAAGTCAAGAATGGGTTATTGAAGAAATAAAGTGCAGGAAGGATTTCCTTGATGGTATAGTGATCTCTGGTGGAGAACCGACTGTACATGAAGGGTTGCCTTGTTTCATAAGGGAGCTTAAAAAAGCAACGGGTTTGCCCGTAAAGCTTGATACTAACGGTTCTAACCCAGACATGCTCAAGACTCTTATTCATGAAAAGCTGATATCCTGTGTGGCTATGGATATGAAAGGGCCATGGGACAAATATCAGCATATTACCCGCAGTAATGTGTCGGTAGAGTTGGTTAAGGCCTCTTTGAATGTTTTACGTCGTTCCAATTTGGAGTACGTATTGCGAACCACATACGTTCCTCATCTTATGTCTTTGGAAGACTTAAAGGAAGTCCAAAAGCAACTTTCCCACGATCGATCTTGGAGGATTCAGCTTTTCTCCTCCAGAAAAACCCTCGACGAGGAGTATCTCTATTATGCAGAACCGTCTCCTTTGGATGTGAAAGAATTTTTACCGGACGTTCCTGTCGTAGGGATTGATTTATAA